The following coding sequences lie in one Arthrobacter sp. SLBN-122 genomic window:
- the cysK gene encoding cysteine synthase A encodes MARIYDDVTQLVGGTPLVRLNRLSEGLDATVAVKLEFYNPANSVKDRIGVAIIDAAEKSGALKPGGTIVEGTSGNTGIALAMVGAARGYKVILTMPETMSTERRVMLRAFGAEIVLTPGSEGMRGAVEKAQEIVANTENSIWAQQFANEANPEIHRRTTAEEVWEDTDGAVDIFVAGIGTGGTITGVGQVLKERKPGVQIVAVEPKDSPILNGGAPGPHKIQGLGANFIPELLDTNIYDEVIDATLEDSVRVARDLGIKEGILGGISSGAIVWAALELAKRPENAGKLIVAVVCDFGERYISTVLYDDIRG; translated from the coding sequence ATGGCACGGATCTATGACGATGTGACGCAACTGGTGGGCGGGACTCCGCTGGTCCGGCTTAACCGGCTCAGCGAGGGGCTGGACGCCACCGTTGCCGTGAAGCTGGAGTTCTACAACCCGGCCAACAGCGTCAAGGACCGCATCGGTGTTGCCATCATCGACGCCGCGGAAAAGTCAGGTGCTCTCAAGCCCGGCGGGACCATCGTCGAAGGCACATCCGGCAACACGGGCATCGCTCTGGCCATGGTAGGTGCCGCACGAGGGTACAAGGTCATCCTCACCATGCCCGAGACCATGTCCACCGAGCGCCGGGTCATGCTGCGCGCCTTCGGTGCGGAGATCGTCCTTACCCCGGGCTCCGAAGGCATGCGCGGCGCCGTGGAAAAGGCCCAGGAGATCGTGGCCAACACCGAAAACTCCATCTGGGCCCAGCAGTTCGCCAACGAAGCCAACCCGGAGATCCACCGCAGGACCACCGCCGAGGAAGTCTGGGAAGACACCGACGGCGCCGTGGACATCTTCGTTGCGGGCATCGGCACCGGGGGAACCATCACCGGAGTCGGACAGGTGCTGAAGGAACGCAAGCCCGGCGTGCAGATCGTGGCCGTGGAGCCCAAGGACTCCCCCATCCTGAACGGCGGCGCCCCCGGCCCGCACAAGATCCAGGGACTGGGCGCCAACTTCATCCCGGAACTGCTGGACACCAACATCTACGACGAGGTCATCGACGCGACCCTTGAGGACTCGGTCCGCGTGGCCCGCGACCTCGGCATCAAGGAAGGCATCCTGGGCGGCATCTCCTCCGGAGCAATCGTCTGGGCCGCCCTGGAACTGGCCAAGCGCCCCGAAAACGCCGGGAAGCTGATCGTGGCGGTCGTGTGCGACTTCGGTGAGCGTTACATCTCCACCGTGCTCTATGACGACATCCGCGGCTGA